One genomic window of Evansella cellulosilytica DSM 2522 includes the following:
- a CDS encoding glycosyltransferase, with amino-acid sequence MKKIAFIRTQFLPITETFIYEELINIKQFSPIVITEKELNAHLFPYKHIIKVSHLEDELPSILQKENIKLLHVRFGTTAIRLIKLLKEINIPTITSFHGYDVPDPEKKTPYHVQLKSLFQVGDCFTATSCYMKNKLIALGCPPNKIHVQKSGIDLNKFQYRKPRIPLEGEKVQILSVGRFVEKKGFQYLLKAFSKVQKKYPVKLTLIGDGPRRKEIIRIVKKHKMKKSVQIKDPLPHKEIVKEMARAHIFCLPSVTEKNGNQEGIPNVLKEAMAIGVPIVTTEHAGIPELIEHKVHGYLVHERDVRGLVHGLVRIIDDSHSWEKMTLRARKKIEKSYNSTIQVKQLENLYTSLID; translated from the coding sequence GTGAAAAAAATCGCTTTTATTAGAACACAATTTCTTCCTATAACAGAAACGTTTATTTACGAAGAATTAATTAATATCAAACAGTTTAGCCCTATCGTCATTACAGAAAAAGAATTGAATGCTCATTTATTTCCGTATAAGCACATCATAAAAGTGAGTCACTTAGAAGATGAATTACCTTCTATTTTACAAAAAGAAAATATAAAGCTTCTTCATGTTAGATTTGGAACGACAGCAATAAGGTTGATTAAATTATTGAAGGAAATAAACATTCCTACCATCACCTCTTTTCATGGCTATGACGTACCTGATCCAGAAAAGAAAACGCCCTACCACGTACAATTAAAATCGTTGTTCCAGGTTGGAGATTGTTTTACAGCTACTTCATGCTATATGAAGAACAAGTTGATCGCTCTAGGCTGTCCACCTAATAAAATTCATGTACAAAAAAGCGGAATTGATTTAAATAAATTTCAATATCGAAAGCCACGTATTCCTCTTGAAGGTGAAAAGGTTCAAATACTTTCTGTTGGGCGTTTTGTTGAAAAGAAGGGATTTCAATACTTGCTTAAAGCATTTTCAAAAGTCCAAAAAAAGTATCCAGTAAAACTAACACTTATCGGTGATGGACCAAGAAGGAAGGAGATTATTCGTATCGTAAAAAAACACAAAATGAAAAAGTCTGTGCAAATCAAAGATCCGCTTCCTCATAAAGAAATAGTAAAAGAAATGGCACGTGCTCATATTTTTTGTTTACCTAGTGTAACCGAAAAGAATGGTAATCAGGAGGGAATTCCGAACGTGCTAAAGGAAGCAATGGCAATAGGAGTTCCCATCGTGACAACAGAACATGCTGGTATCCCAGAACTTATTGAGCACAAAGTGCATGGCTATTTAGTTCACGAAAGGGATGTAAGAGGATTAGTTCATGGATTAGTAAGGATTATAGATGACAGTCATTCATGGGAAAAAATGACGCTGAGAGCACGTAAAAAAATAGAAAAGAGCTACAATTCTACGATACAAGTAAAACAACTCGAGAATTTATATACTAGTTTAATAGATTAG
- a CDS encoding glycosyltransferase family 2 protein, with protein sequence MMMKTPLVTVVIPSYNKAKFIIKAIKSVQNQSLKHWKALIIDDASTDATENIVLPIIKDDRRFNYIKLEKNIGISAVLQYALNKIDTKYFVQLDGDDWLEKDALQLLVHKMETSSENAAVAYGNLVRWQQLKKKKRKKLITHKQLQDKYDFITYHPMFYPRFYKTDAVKAVGGWSTNVPHGGRYSEDRQILLKLIPHFSFLHVNEHLYNHRIHDTNNSGKENLDKYAQVNRYLYEKALKDWGNEYEPVFTWINGRLKVKKLNKKT encoded by the coding sequence ATGATGATGAAAACACCCTTAGTAACAGTAGTCATTCCTTCATATAATAAAGCAAAGTTTATTATAAAAGCGATCAAAAGTGTTCAAAATCAAAGTTTAAAGCATTGGAAGGCTTTGATCATTGATGATGCATCCACAGATGCTACGGAAAATATTGTATTACCAATCATAAAGGATGACCGAAGATTCAACTATATCAAATTAGAAAAAAACATCGGAATATCTGCAGTATTACAATACGCTTTGAATAAGATAGATACAAAATACTTCGTACAGCTCGATGGAGATGATTGGTTAGAGAAGGATGCATTACAGCTATTAGTTCATAAAATGGAAACGTCTAGCGAAAATGCAGCTGTTGCGTACGGAAATCTCGTTCGCTGGCAACAGTTAAAAAAGAAAAAGCGCAAAAAATTGATTACCCATAAACAGCTACAGGATAAGTACGACTTTATTACTTATCATCCAATGTTTTACCCTCGTTTTTATAAAACAGATGCTGTCAAAGCAGTTGGTGGATGGTCGACAAATGTACCACATGGTGGCAGGTATTCTGAGGACCGACAAATCTTATTAAAGCTTATCCCTCACTTTTCCTTTTTACATGTCAATGAACACTTATATAATCATCGCATACACGACACGAACAATAGCGGTAAAGAAAACCTAGATAAATATGCTCAAGTCAATCGCTATCTTTATGAAAAAGCACTAAAAGATTGGGGTAATGAATATGAGCCAGTTTTCACGTGGATAAACGGACGCTTGAAAGTAAAGAAACTAAATAAGAAAACATAA